The following are encoded together in the Salvelinus fontinalis isolate EN_2023a chromosome 38, ASM2944872v1, whole genome shotgun sequence genome:
- the LOC129838004 gene encoding hepcidin-like, producing MKACSVAVAVVLVLTCMFILESTAVPFSEVLTEEVGIIDSPVWEHQQPGGESMRLPEHFRFKHQSHLSLCCWCCNCCHNKGCGFCCKF from the exons ATGAAGGCCTGTAGTGTTGCAGTTGCAGTGGTACTCGTCCTCACATGTATGTTCATCCTTGAAAGCACCGCTGTTCCTTTCTCCGAG GTGCTAACGGAGGAGGTTGGAATCATTGACAGTCCAGTTTGGGAACATCAACAGCCTGGCGGCGAGTCCATGCGTCTGCCG GAGCATTTCAGGTTCAAGCATCAGAGCCACCTCTCCCTGTGTTGTTGGTGCTGCAACTGCTGTCACAACAAGGGCTGTGGCTTCTGCTGCAAATTCTGA